A genomic segment from Malus domestica chromosome 05, GDT2T_hap1 encodes:
- the LOC139195853 gene encoding 1-aminocyclopropane-1-carboxylate oxidase homolog 12-like yields MVATKTNYDQKSEVKAFDDTKEGVKGLVDAGITEVPRIFHQPLESDIGDRGRFKSIRHKVLANCDGPRISVASFFYTGMLPLTKLYGPIKELLDNHPTYRETTVRDFFVYYNKKGLDDTSGLSDLEL; encoded by the exons ATGGTAGCTACCAAAACAAATTACGACCAGAAAAGTGAGGTAAAGGCTTTTGATGACACCAAAGAAGGAGTTAAAGGCCTCGTTGATGCGGGCATAACCGAGGTTCCTAGAATTTTTCATCAACCACTGGAGTCGGATATTGGGGATCGGGGGAG ATTTAAGAGCATACGACACAAGGTACTGGCAAACTGTGATGGCCCAAGGATATCTGTTGCGAGCTTCTTCTATACAGGGATGCTACCGTTGACAAAACTCTATGGACCAATCAAAGAGTTATTAGACAATCATCCAACGTACAGGGAGACAACTGTGAGGGATTTCTTTGTTTACTACAACAAAAAAGGCCTTGATGACACATCTGGCTTGTCGGATCTCGAGCTTTGA